The genomic interval ataaggatgtttccttaatatgaggtcttttacccacaatattcacaacattaaaagaggaatctaaaggagccaatgacaacttgtaatGACCATCAGAttaaaagcaatttccaataattcgagagtcaagcataatgtcaacattatcatttgcaaaatgaaaagaatatccttgtttaaccaaaagcggaagcgaaactaaattccttttaaaagtaggaacataaaaagtattgttcagaataatcttatcacgagactgtaattcaagaataaatgttccaacatagataacgtcaactccaacatcattgcccactttaagcttggactccctctcacttggcttcctgagatcccttagcccctgtaaggaagcagaaacatgaacagtagcaccactgtctaaccaccaagaatcaataggaacatcaactagattagattcaaaacaaacacatgctaatggattacctgattgtgcttgcttcttttctaaccaagtcttaaatttgtgacagtccgttctccgatgccccaatttttcacaaaagtaacacttcacattagagtatttggactttccgttgttattcttctgtttattcttatgctccttaccattaccattctgtttagtagcaccatcatttttattcttgaattttccttttcctttgttgggcttgaggtgagaaacatagttagcagattcattcttctcccttttaagcttgctttcttcagctacacactgagaaattaggtcgctgatagtccatgtttgattgtaagtgttgtaggctgtcttgataaggctgaaagaggcaggaagagcatgaagagctcgatgaataatgaaagagtcaggaagaggaatattatgatctttcaacttggaccgaatattcaccaatttcagaataaaatctctcactccttttaattcatcatacttaatggttgtcatttcatccataagatgtccaaatTTCTTCAAAGATTTTCACTTTCGTTgtcatatagtttttctacagcattgaaaaactctttggcatttgtagtgtctggcaaaccactcaatagatgttcaggaatggatcttttcatagtaagaagactaagacgacttgacttttcccattgtgcatgatgagttctctcgaGAAGCGGTACATCGGAGTCGATAAGATCGACGGttttttcttctcgtaggcacaagtccaaatccattatgcctaaagtaaattccacatctcgtttccatgtcttgtagttggaagcattcaaaatatggatggaagcattattgttgttcacagaaaaggagactgaaaaattcaaaaattaaaacttgaataagcaatatgagcaatgtattagaaaatattgtagaatcaactggtcattataaactcccctttggggt from Cannabis sativa cultivar Pink pepper isolate KNU-18-1 chromosome 4, ASM2916894v1, whole genome shotgun sequence carries:
- the LOC133037282 gene encoding uncharacterized protein LOC133037282 — protein: MDEMTTIKYDELKGVRDFILKLVNIRSKLKDHNIPLPDSFIIHRALHALPASFSLIKTAYNTYNQTWTISDLISQCVAEESKLKREKNESANYVSHLKPNKGKGKFKNKNDGATKQNGNGKEHKNKQKNNNGKSKYSNVKCYFCEKLGHRRTDCHKFKTWLEKKQAQSGAKGSQEAK